The following is a genomic window from Roseitalea porphyridii.
ATGACGCACCGTGCCCGGCGTCTCGGAAAGGCGAAGCGGGATGCCGGCCATGCTGAGCGTCCCGTAGGCCGGATTGGACACCTTCATGATCTGGTCGCGCGCGCGCAGCTGCTCGTTCGAGAAGATCTCGCCGATACTGTCGACCCGTGCGCAGGGAATACCCGCCGCGTCCATCGCTTCCAGAACCGCGTCCGCGCCACGCTCGGCTGTCCATGCCGAGACGATCGCCTCGACCTCCTCGATCCGTTCCATGCGTGCCGCGTTCGTCGCAAAGCGCTCGTCCTCGAGCAGATGCTCCTGGCCGACCGCCCGCGCGAAACGCGGAAACAGGCTGTCGCTGCCCGCATTGATGTGGACCCAGCGCCCGTCGCTGCACTGAAAGTTGGCCGCCGGCGTCGAATAGCGATCGCGGCTTCCCACCCGGCTGAGCTCCCGGCCCGTCAGGGCGAATTCGGGCAGCGCGGTCATCAGCAGCGAGATCGAGCAGTCGAGCATCGCCAGATCGACCAGTTGCCCCTTTCCTGTCTCGTGCCGCGCCTCGATCGCCGAGAGCGCGCCGATGCAGGCATAAAGCGAGGTGACATAGTCGACGATGAAGGTGCCGGCGGGCATCGGCGCGCCGCCTTCCTGACCGGTCAGTTCCATCAGGCCGCCGCCGGCCTGGGCAATCGCGTCGAAACAGGGCTTGTGGCTCCACGGCCCGGTCTGTCCGTAGCCGGAGATGCGGACCAGCACGAGCCGCTCGTTGATCGCGCGCAGGCTCTCCCAGTCGCAGTTCATCTTTTCGAGCGTGCCCGGCCGGAAGTTCTCGATGACGATGTCGGCCTCGGCCACAAGTTCGCGCAGAAGCTTCTGGCCTTCCTCGCTGCGGAAGTTGAGCGTCATCGCGCGCTTGTTGCGGTTGTAGACGAGCGTGTAGATGCCCTGATCGCCGATTTTTGGCGGCAGCAGCCGGGTCTCCTCGCCGCGGCCGGGGCTCTCCACCTTGACCACGTCGGCGCCCATGTCGCCCAGGATCATGCCGCAGTTCGGCCCCGCGATGTACCGCGACAGGTCAAGGACCTTCAGATTGCTCAGCGCTTGCATTTGTCACCTTGTCGGGATCGCCCGGTGCGCGACAACGTCGTCCGCACGGGTCTATCGGTTGAACACCAGGCTCGGCACCCAGGTGATCGCCTCGGGCACGAACATCAGGAAGATGCATACGAGCAGTTGGGCGCCCACGAACCAGCTGACCGTGCCGATCGCGCGCGACAGCGGGATCTGCGCGATGCTGCAGCCGATCAGCAGCAATGTGCCGACCGGCGGCGTGCAGGCGCCCAGCAGCGAGACCATCACGATGATCACGCCGTAGTGGATCGGGTCGAAGCCCAGCGTGACC
Proteins encoded in this region:
- a CDS encoding CaiB/BaiF CoA transferase family protein, producing the protein MQALSNLKVLDLSRYIAGPNCGMILGDMGADVVKVESPGRGEETRLLPPKIGDQGIYTLVYNRNKRAMTLNFRSEEGQKLLRELVAEADIVIENFRPGTLEKMNCDWESLRAINERLVLVRISGYGQTGPWSHKPCFDAIAQAGGGLMELTGQEGGAPMPAGTFIVDYVTSLYACIGALSAIEARHETGKGQLVDLAMLDCSISLLMTALPEFALTGRELSRVGSRDRYSTPAANFQCSDGRWVHINAGSDSLFPRFARAVGQEHLLEDERFATNAARMERIEEVEAIVSAWTAERGADAVLEAMDAAGIPCARVDSIGEIFSNEQLRARDQIMKVSNPAYGTLSMAGIPLRLSETPGTVRHAPPVVGQHTDEVLADWLDYDDGTIADLRQKGAI